One Armatimonadota bacterium genomic window carries:
- a CDS encoding DUF393 domain-containing protein, protein MMAQWTLYYDGGCNLCHTSQLRIEKWAEKAGQPLHVDVLQSNEALAKGYTLEGLVLEIDGQPHVGYDGWLESMKVAPWWGRWIYKLRKVSLARRFFKWVYGVVAKYRYKWFGTRSCPIPTPKA, encoded by the coding sequence ATGATGGCCCAGTGGACACTCTACTACGATGGAGGATGCAACCTCTGCCATACGAGCCAGCTTCGAATCGAGAAGTGGGCCGAGAAGGCAGGGCAACCGCTTCACGTCGATGTGCTTCAGTCCAACGAAGCCCTGGCGAAGGGCTACACGCTGGAGGGCTTGGTGCTGGAAATTGACGGCCAACCCCATGTCGGCTACGACGGCTGGCTGGAATCCATGAAGGTCGCGCCCTGGTGGGGACGCTGGATTTACAAGTTGCGGAAAGTTAGCCTGGCGCGTCGATTCTTCAAATGGGTCTATGGCGTGGTGGCGAAATACCGTTATAAGTGGTTCGGAACACGCAGTTGCCCCATTCCGACGCCGAAAGCGTGA